One stretch of Arachis duranensis cultivar V14167 chromosome 1, aradu.V14167.gnm2.J7QH, whole genome shotgun sequence DNA includes these proteins:
- the LOC127748443 gene encoding photosystem II CP47 reaction center protein, protein MGLPWYRVHTVVLNDPGRLLSVHIMHTALVAGWAGSMALYELAVFDPSDPVLDPMWRQGMFVIPFMTRLGITNSWGGWSITGGTTPNPGIWSYEGVAGAHIVFSGLCFLAAIWHWVYWDLEIFCDERTGKPSLDLPKIFGIHLFLAGVACFGFGAFHVTGLYGPGIWVSDPYGLTGRVQSVNPAWGVEGFDPFVPGGIASHHIAAGTLGILAGLFHLSVRPPQRLYKGLRMGNIETVLSSSIAAVFFAAFVVAGTMWYGSATTPIELFGPTRYQWDQGYFQQEIYRRVSAGLAENQSLSEAWSKIPEKLAFYDYIGNNPAKGGLFRAGSMDNGDGIAVGWLGHPIFRDKEGRELFVRRMPTFFETFPVVLIDGDGIVRADVPFRRAESKYSVEQVGVTVEFYGGELNGVSYSDPATVKKYARRAQLGEIFELDRATLKSDGVFRSSPRGWFTFGHASFALLFFFGHIWHGARTLFRDVFAGIDPDLDALIKIKI, encoded by the coding sequence ATGGGTTTGCCTTGGTATCGTGTTCATACTGTTGTATTAAATGATCCCGGCCGCTTACTTTCTGTCCATATAATGCATACGGCTCTGGTTGCTGGTTGGGCCGGTTCGATGGCTCTATATGAATTAGCAGTTTTTGATCCCTCTGATCCTGTTCTTGACCCAATGTGGAGACAGGGTATGTTTGTTATACCCTTCATGACTCGTTTAGGAATAACCAATTCGTGGGGCGGTTGGAGTATCACAGGAGGTACTACGCCGAATCCGGGTATTTGGAGTTATGAAGGTGTGGCTGGAGCACATATTGTGTTTTCGGGCTTGTGCTTTTTGGCGGCTATCTGGCATTGGGTCTATTGGGATCTAGAAATCTTTTGTGATGAACGTACAGGCAAACCCTCTTTGGATTTGCCAAAAATCTTTGGAATTCATTTATTTCTTGCAGGGGTGGCTTGTTTTGGTTTTGGCGCATTTCATGTAACAGGATTGTATGGTCCTGGGATATGGGTGTCCGATCCTTATGGCCTAACCGGAAGGGTTCAATCCGTAAATCCCGCATGGGGTGTAGAAGGTTTTGATCCTTTTGTTCCGGGGGGAATAGCCTCTCATCATATTGCAGCAGGGACATTGGGCATATTGGCGGGCCTTTTCCATCTTAGTGTACGTCCACCCCAACGTCTATACAAAGGATTGCGTATGGGAAATATTGAAACCGTCCTTTCCAGTAGTATCGCTGCTGTATTTTTTGCAGCTTTTGTTGTTGCTGGAACTATGTGGTATGGTTCAGCAACAACTCCGATTGAATTATTTGGCCCCACTCGTTATCAATGGGATCAGGGATACTTCCAACAAGAAATATATCGACGAGTTAGTGCTGGGCTAGCCGAAAATCAAAGTTTATCAGAAGCTTGGTCTAAAATTCCCGAAAAATTAGCTTTTTATGATTACATCGGCAATAATCCGGCAAAAGGGGGCTTATTTAGAGCGGGCTCAATGGATAATGGAGATGGAATAGCCGTCGGTTGGTTAGGACATCCTATCTTTAGAGATAAAGAGGGGCGTGAACTTTTTGTAAGGCGTATGCCTACTTTTTTTGAGACATTTCCAGTTGTTTTGATAGACGGAGACGGAATTGTTAGAGCCGATGTTCCTTTTCGAAGAGCAGAATCGAAGTATAGTGTTGAACAAGTAGGTGTAACTGTTGAGTTCTATGGTGGCGAACTCAACGGAGTCAGTTATAGTGATCCCGCTACTGTGAAAAAATATGCTAGACGTGCTCAATTGggtgaaatttttgaattagaTCGTGCCACGTTGAAATCAGATGGTGTTTTTCGTAGCAGTCCAAGGGGTTGGTTTACTTTTGGACATGCTTCGtttgctcttctcttctttttcgggCACATTTGGCATGGTGCTAGAACTTTGTTCCGAGATGTTTTTGCTGGCATCGACCCCGATTTGGATgctctaattaaaattaaaatttaa